Genomic segment of Deltaproteobacteria bacterium:
CGGCACCAGGGTGCTCAGGCGCGTGCGCAGCCGGTCGATGACCTCGAGGGTGCTGAGGTCCGGCGGCAGGTTGAGAGCGAGCGCCGTGCGCTCCATCGTTTCCATCATGTTGGCGAGGACGCGGCCCTTGCCCTCGTGGCCGACGACGTCCTCGAACAGCAGGGCCGGCGGGGTCGGCGTGCGCTCGCAGATGATCTCGTTGAGCGCGCCCACCTCCAGGTCCCAGTGGGCGCCGGAGATGCGCTCCAACTGACCCATCTCCTCCACCCGGGCGAGCCACGGACGGAGGTCGTCGAAGAAGTTCCCTTCCTGGTCCCGGTCCCGTATCGGTTGCGGTCTTGCCATCGGTCACCTCTCAATCGGGATGTTGCGTCTCTTACTCCTGCTCCGTCAGCTCCCAGGTGTCGGGCGCGAACAGCTCCTCGGGCGAAAGGTTGCGCTCGCAGATGCCCTGGAACTCGCAGTACTCGATGAACGTGTTGATCGCGTGGCGGTTGGCATCGAGCCCGAAAGGACACGGGTCGCCGCCGAACACCGCGCGTTCCTCGTCCAGCGCGTGCTCGCGCCAGGCCACCACCATGCTGGGGAGGTTCGCGTACCACTGCCGCGCCTGCCGCTTCGCCTGACTGAACAGCTCGAAAAGAGCCGGCGCGACGTCCGGGTGTTGCTCCAGCACCGACTTCCTGACCGCGAGCACGTGCATGATGGGGAAAAGGCCGGTCTTGGTGAAGTACCGCGCCTCCACCTCCCGGTAGTCCTCGAACAGCCGCTTCAGCGCCGGGTCGGCCAGCAGCGGCGGGAGCTGCGTCTCGGTCACTCCGAGCATGTCCAGCCGTCCCTCGCGCAACGCGCGCATGGCGCGCTCGGCGGCGTTCCCCTCACCTTGCACCACCTCGATGACGGCACCGCCGGGGAGCTTTACCGAGGTCTCGGTGACACCGTCGTCCCAGTGGTGCAGCGAGGCCGCGTGCCATTGGGAATTCTTCGGCGTCACGCCGTACTCGTCCGTCAGCATGCCGCGAATCCACACCGCGGCGGTCTGCACCCAGCGCAGGAAGCCCAGGCGCTTGCCCACGAGGTCCTGGGGCGTATCGATTCCGGCGTCGCGCCGCACCACGATGAAGCCGTGCCGGAACATGCGCGACGGGAACACGGGTATGCCGATGAAGTCGTTCTGGTTGCGCGACGTGTAGTAGATCAGCTCGGCCAGGGACATCTCCGAGACGTCGAACTCGCCCCGGTACATGGCCGCGAACATGCCCTGCACGCTCACCTGTTCCACCGGCTCCAGCTCGATTCCGGGAGCGGTCAGGGCGCCGCGGAGAATGGCGTTGGTGCCGTCGTAGTTGCGGCACGCGAGACGAAGGTGGCAGGGATCAGACATGGTGAAAGGATTCAGCAGACTGTGTGAAGATTCAAGAGGCAACTACGTAACGGAACGTCATTCCCGCTCTCCAGGCGGTGTCAAAACGGCGCCCGGACAGGCATTGGCGCCAAGCCCCCGAGTCGTCATCCCCGCGGAAGCGGGAATCCAGGGGTGGAGAGGCGGAAAAACGCCGCTGCCGTGCCCCGCCACCGCCCCTGGATTCCCGCTTCCGCGGGAATGACGACTCGAAGGGGCGCCGCCCCACCAGTTTTGACGCAGCCGTTTCCGCCGGAATGACGATTCGGGTCGTGGTTGCCATCTCTTCTCCGAGCAGTGTTTGGACACAGCCTGTCACGTGGGCTTCTTCTCCCAGCAGTGCTTGGACACAGCCCGTCACGTGGGCTTGACCCTGCGCTGGGCCAGCTTGGCGCCGGTCTGGAGGTAGTCGCTCTTCACGGCGAGCTGCGCCTCTTCTTCCCACTCGTCGTCCCACTGGCCCAGGGAGTAGCCGTACCACGGCGCCTGGGGCTTGAGCGGCGGCAGCTCCAGCCGGTTCCACAGCTCCAGGGCGTGCTCCATGAACTCGCGCTTGGGCAGCGAGATGGGCGGGAACGGCTCCTTGAGGATGGCGTTGATGAGCATGCCGGAGTCGGTGGCCGGCTGGTAGAACATCTCCTTGGCCGTGATCAGGTGGCCCTCGTCCTCGAACGGCGGCGAGTGGCCCTTGACCCGCCCCGGCAGGATGAGCACGTCCTCGTGCGGCTTGGAACGGTAGCAGATGGCCCACCACACGGCGTCCAGGTTGTGCGGGTCGATGTCGTCGTCCACCGCGATGGCGATCTTGCCGACGCCGTGCTGGTAGTTGGCGATGCTGTTCAGGGCGCGCCACACGTCCCCTTCCGCGGGCTTGCTCATCTGCACGATGACGAGCTTGCGCAGGTTGGTGAGGGGCTCGTGCATGGCCACCTGGGTGACGCTCTTGATGCCCACGGTGTCCCGCAGGTAGCGGCGCAAGAGCGGCTCGTAGCCCACCTTCTTGATGACGCTCGACTCGCTCGGGGTCACCTGGCTGATGAACGAGCACAGCACGGGCTTGCGCTTCATGGTGATGGCGGTGACCTCCATGAACGGCGACACCGTGCGCGGGTGCAGGTAGCCGTGGGACTCGCCGAAGGGACCCTCGGGCTCCACGAAGTCCGTGTTGATGAGCCCTTCGATGACGATCTCGGCGTTGGCCGGCACCTCGATGTTCACGGTCTTGCAGCGCACCAGTTGGATGGGCTCCCCCGCCAGGCCGCCGGCGATGCCCATTTCGTCCACCCCCGGCGGCACCTTCTGCACGGTGCCGTAGGAGACCACCGGCGGCGCCCCCACCACCAGCGCCGCGTGCAGCGGCTCGCCGCGCTCGCGGCACTTGTCCCAGTGCGGGAAGATGTGCTGGTGCATTCCGGCGTACATGCCCACGCGCTTCTGGCTCTTGATCTGCCCGCGGTAGTTGCCCTGGTTGCGAATGCCCGTCTCCGGGTCCTTGGTGAACCAGTGGGAGCAGGTGGTGTAGGGCGCGTTGTCGAACCCCGGCGTGGAGATGGGCACCGGAAGCTGCAGCAGCCCGCCGCCCTCGATGTCGAGGTCCGCGCCCTGGAGCACCACCTCGTGCACCGGCCCGGAATCGACGATGGCGGGCTCGATGGGGTTCGCCAGCGCGTGCGCCCAGAGATCCGGGATCTCGTCCACCGGGCGTTGCAGTCCCACCGAATAGACTTGCGGCGATGCCGCAAGCGCGGCCACCGCCACCGGCATGTCGTAGGTACGTCCGTGGCTGTCCACGACATTCTCGAACAGAAACGCCTTGCGCTCCGCCTCGGACAGGCCGCCGCGGAACTGCCAGCGCACCAGCGGGTGCATCTCCGTGTCCTTGTTGATGGGGTGGCGGACGCGCAGAAGCAGTCCGGCCGCCTCGAGGTTGGACAGGTGCTCTTGAAGGTCGGGATAGGACATGGTCGGGATCGCGTTCTTGATTCGATGCGCCGTGCGCGCGTTCGGTCAGGAGCCGTTGCCGCCGGAACGCTGCTCTTCCCGGTAAAGTTCCAGCGCTTCCAGCACCGGCCGGTCGTTCATGGTGAAGAGCACCGCCTCCTCGTCGAAGGGGTTCTCGTGGCGGTGCCACTGCCAGTTGGGGATCATGAACGAGTCGCCCTTCTCCCACTCCAGGTAGCCCTCGCCCACGGCGGTCCGGCCGCGCCCCCGGAACACGTGGTACAGCGACGTGCTGGTGTGCCGGTGGGTGCCGGTGGTCCAGCCCGGCTTGAGCATCTGCGCCTCGCACGACAGGGTCGCCATGGTGTAGCCGCCGGTCACCGGGTTGATGTAGCGCACCAGGTGGCCGTCGAAGGGGTCGGCCTCGGCGTCGGTGATGTTGTGGAGCGACGCGTCCGTGTCTTCCCAGCGGTAGCGGAACGGCAGGCCCCGGCCGGGGGACTCCGGGCGGGCCGGCGGACGGGCGAAACCGAAGCGCATTTGCGCGTCGCCGTCGGCGCGGGTCGCGCCCTGGGTGTCGGCGTCGTAGTTCTCGAAGAACAGCACGTTGAGCGCGTTGATGAGCGGGCCGTCGAGACCGTCGAGCCACACGATGGGCTCGTCCCCCACGTTATGGTGCTCGTGCCAGGTCCAGTTGGGGGTGAGGATCAGGTCCCCCTCGTGCATGGGGAAGCGCTCACCCTCCACCAGGGTGAACGCGCCGCTTCCCTTCACCACGAAGCGAATCGCCGCCATGTTGTGGCGGTGCGGGCGCGCGATCTCGCCGGGGTTCACCACCGAGAAGGTGAACAGCAACGTCCGGGAGGTGGCACGGGTGGGGTTCTGCGGGTTCACCAAGCGTATGGCCCGGCGCTCCGCCAACTCCAGCCCAACGGACTCCTTGGCGTCCATCAGGCACGGATAGACCTCGCGCCACTTCCACAGAAAAGGGGCCTCGTCCTGATGCTCGGGCGTGCGCGTGTTCCAGAAGCCCGAGAGGTCGTGCTCGGCCAGAGACTCGTTGAGGTCCTTGAGCTCCATCTTCATGGGAGAATCCCCCGGGTCATCCGGAAAGGAGCGCCGATCCCTACGGCAGACGGTTCATGGCCGCGGCCATGCCGCCGAAATAGGCCCGGTGGAGATCCATGGACTCCCTGGCGGTATGCAACACGCCGTCCTCGCCGCCCTTGGGAACGTAGCGCTCCAGGATGTCGAGGAACATCTCCGCGTGCTTCTCGTCCGCGGCCCGGTGCGCGGTGAAGTTGGGCATCTGCTCGTCGGTGAACCGCAGGTCCTTGCTCCAGCGTTCGTAGAGCCGGCCGCAGTTGCCGCCGCCGAGATCGCCCAGCAGGCGGTCGTCGTTGGTCCACTCGGCGATGGTGGACGCGGCCAGGCCCTCCTGCCACGGACGCGTGCGCGCGATCCAGAACCAGCCCAACACCGCGGCCCGGGTGGTGGGCAGCGGCTCGGCGTCCACCACTTCCTGTTCGCTGAGGCCCACTTCCCGTGCCTGCCGGAAGATCAGGTCCAGGTGGCCGTGGTCCGAGTACTCGTCCTCCACCAGCTCCTCGTACTCGTGGGACATGATGCGCTGCTTCACCACGAACACGGGACAGTTGGCGGCCACCTGCGGCCAGTAGTCCCGCCGGCGCCGCACGTAGATCCCCAGTTGCGACAGGTAGAGCTGCGCCCGCTCCATCGTCACGCGGGTATCGTAGAAGTGCCCCAGCTCCGGGGAGCGGAAGTAATCCCTGACGATCTCGCCCAGCTCCGTGCGCCATTCCTTCGGGGTCATCGCTCTCCTCCTTGCGTCTTGTCCTGCATGGCCCGTTTCAATGTTTCAATACTTCGTCCGCGGCTTCACCAAGCCTGTCCCGAGTCCGCCACGGGGCTGGGAACGAACGCCCCGTCTAGTCGCGCGCCGTCGCCAGCGCGTTCTTGAGCCGCGTGGCCTGCTCGCTGTTCAGGTCCCTGGTGGGCCAGCGCGGGAAGTCCACCACCGGCAGGTCCCGGAGCTTGAGCGACTCGCGCAGCACCGAGCGCCCCGCCGTCCGCTGCAGGTCGCCGATGACCGCGGTGAACTCGATCACGCGCCGCTGCAGCTCCACCGCCTCCTCCAGCCGGCCCGTGGTGGTGGCGTCCCACAGGTT
This window contains:
- a CDS encoding iron-containing redox enzyme family protein — protein: MTPKEWRTELGEIVRDYFRSPELGHFYDTRVTMERAQLYLSQLGIYVRRRRDYWPQVAANCPVFVVKQRIMSHEYEELVEDEYSDHGHLDLIFRQAREVGLSEQEVVDAEPLPTTRAAVLGWFWIARTRPWQEGLAASTIAEWTNDDRLLGDLGGGNCGRLYERWSKDLRFTDEQMPNFTAHRAADEKHAEMFLDILERYVPKGGEDGVLHTARESMDLHRAYFGGMAAAMNRLP
- a CDS encoding cupin domain-containing protein; translated protein: MKMELKDLNESLAEHDLSGFWNTRTPEHQDEAPFLWKWREVYPCLMDAKESVGLELAERRAIRLVNPQNPTRATSRTLLFTFSVVNPGEIARPHRHNMAAIRFVVKGSGAFTLVEGERFPMHEGDLILTPNWTWHEHHNVGDEPIVWLDGLDGPLINALNVLFFENYDADTQGATRADGDAQMRFGFARPPARPESPGRGLPFRYRWEDTDASLHNITDAEADPFDGHLVRYINPVTGGYTMATLSCEAQMLKPGWTTGTHRHTSTSLYHVFRGRGRTAVGEGYLEWEKGDSFMIPNWQWHRHENPFDEEAVLFTMNDRPVLEALELYREEQRSGGNGS
- a CDS encoding UbiD family decarboxylase produces the protein MSYPDLQEHLSNLEAAGLLLRVRHPINKDTEMHPLVRWQFRGGLSEAERKAFLFENVVDSHGRTYDMPVAVAALAASPQVYSVGLQRPVDEIPDLWAHALANPIEPAIVDSGPVHEVVLQGADLDIEGGGLLQLPVPISTPGFDNAPYTTCSHWFTKDPETGIRNQGNYRGQIKSQKRVGMYAGMHQHIFPHWDKCRERGEPLHAALVVGAPPVVSYGTVQKVPPGVDEMGIAGGLAGEPIQLVRCKTVNIEVPANAEIVIEGLINTDFVEPEGPFGESHGYLHPRTVSPFMEVTAITMKRKPVLCSFISQVTPSESSVIKKVGYEPLLRRYLRDTVGIKSVTQVAMHEPLTNLRKLVIVQMSKPAEGDVWRALNSIANYQHGVGKIAIAVDDDIDPHNLDAVWWAICYRSKPHEDVLILPGRVKGHSPPFEDEGHLITAKEMFYQPATDSGMLINAILKEPFPPISLPKREFMEHALELWNRLELPPLKPQAPWYGYSLGQWDDEWEEEAQLAVKSDYLQTGAKLAQRRVKPT